One window of Nicotiana tomentosiformis chromosome 11, ASM39032v3, whole genome shotgun sequence genomic DNA carries:
- the LOC104087079 gene encoding uncharacterized protein has product MGESFTIQISSNLVKQLADDGEKLKKRTRKPKTKIQRENKTAHANVHQKPISSDPDAVKGPAATGWPVQPPLFMPVPPQPQPAIAELEAIRSVLKESEKVLEKLQKQEENMLQEVTQKAKDLHDKEFKLPNQKPIPCLDERDACVKCYKEHEKDPLNCANVVQNFAECARRVKKQAGLVDK; this is encoded by the coding sequence ATGGGTGAATCATTCACTATACAGATCAGCAGCAATTTAGTCAAACAACTTGCTGATGATGGTGAAAAACTGAAGAAAAGAACAAGGAAGCCAAAAACAAAGATACAAAGAGAGAACAAAACAGCGCATGCTAATGTGCATCAGAAGCCAATCTCTAGTGATCCTGACGCAGTGAAGGGGCCTGCTGCTACAGGATGGCCTGTTCAGCCTCCTTTGTTCATGCCAGTCCCGCCTCAACCTCAACCTGCAATCGCAGAATTAGAAGCTATTCGATCTGTCCTCAAAGAGAGTGAGAAGGTTTTGGAGAAGTTGCAGAAACAGGAGGAAAATATGTTGCAAGAAGTGACACAGAAGGCGAAGGATCTACATGATAAGGAGTTCAAGCTTCCGAATCAAAAGCCTATCCCCTGCTTGGATGAGAGAGATGCTTGTGTGAAATGCTACAAGGAACACGAAAAGGATCCCCTAAATTGTGCTAATGTGGTTCAAAATTTTGCAGAATGTGCTCGCAGAGTTAAGAAGCAAGCCGGCTTGGTGGATAAGTAG